The Paenibacillus mucilaginosus 3016 genome includes the window TGCCGAAAATATAGACATTGCCGAGCGACTCGATCACCATTCCTTCTTTGACGCTGCCGTGAACGATGACATCCCCCGAGAAGGCGATATTGCCGGTCTTGAGATCGACATCCCCGTTCACCACATAGCTCGTGGCGATATCGAAGTACCGTACGGCCTGGCTCCCCGTCATCCGGGGCCGTCCGTCCTTCGCCGCATAGACCTCACCGTCACCCCGGATTTCGACATTCTCCTTGGCAATCACCGTAATATCCTTGGGCGGGACCGGTTCGATCAGCTCTCCGTAGACCGTATAGCCGATGACGCCCGGCACCATGGGATACCGCCTTGCGATGAGGTCTCCCTTCTTCACCGAAGGAATGTGCAGGTGGTTGCGGTAATCCACCGTCCGGCCCTCCTTCTCTTCGATGCTGCTCTGCACCTCTTGGGCGAAGTACAGCTCCAGCCTGGCGTCCTGGCTCGGTTCGGGCCGCAGCCCCTGGGCGACGAGGCGCCGCTCATGGGTCGGGTGGGCCAGCTCCTGGAAAATGACGGCGCTGCGGATGTTCTTCACGATGCCCATGGACTGCAGCGTCCTCATCACCTCCGAGAGGTTCACCGTCTCCAGGACCACCTCCCGGTCTTCCACCGCCTCGATCCGCAGAGGAGAGGATGCCGGCTGATCCACCAGGTTCCAGCCATAACGGACCTTGGACACGAGCTGAAAATAAGCTTCCAGTTTGTTCTCCGATACTTCTATCGCATATAAGGGCTCACGGGCGATCTGCCACTCGAGCTTATCCCCTGCGCCCACCCGGGTCCTGCCTTCCACGAGCTTGCCGTTCTTCAGCAGCCGGACCGGCGGGACCGCTTCCACGAGCGGATACCCTCCGCCCTCCACGGCCCTTACCACGATCTGGTTGTTCTCCACATGCACGGAAGCTCCTTCGCCGGAAGGAAGGAGATCTTCCCCACCGGACCGTCCTTCCCTCTCCGGGACCGCTTCCTCCAGGTTCAGAGACTTGATCAGTCCGAGGAGTTCGTCATCGCTGATATGATTATTCATGGGCATTCCTCCGTAGGCCGGATCCGCAGGGGTGAAGAGCTTGCCCGCCTCGGCGGCTTCTGCAGGCGCTCCGGCCTGGTTCTCATACCTTTAGTATCGGTTCCGGGGAGGAAAAACATAACTTTTTTGGGCAGATCCGATGGACTGCGCTTCTCCGCCAAGGCCTGCCTTATCCTTCGATCAGCCTCCGGACAGACCCCGGCTCCAGGCTGCCCGCTGCGCAGCTCGGCCCTGCCGGGATCCTCTTCAGCGCATCGAGGTCTTTGAGCAGATGCCCGGTCAGCAGACAGACGGCCGACGCCTCCTTGTCGATCCTTCCCTCGCGGACCAGCTTGCGGAGTCCTGCCACGGCGGCGGCTGAAGCCGGTTCGCAGCCGATGCCGGCGCGGTCTATGCAGGCCTTCGCCTCCAGGATCTCCCCATCGGAGACCGCCACGGTAAGACCGTCGGTATCCCGCAGGACGCCCCTGGCTTTCTCCCAGCTCGGCGGATTCCCGATGTTGAGCGCGCTCGCCAGCGTCCATGGGCGGGGCTCCGGCTCCAGGCGGTCCCCACCGCCGGCCATCAGCCGGTGGAAGGGGCTGGCCCCCTCCGCCTGGACCACGAGCACCCGCGGCAGGCGGGAGATCAGCCCGAGCCGCAGCAGATCGCGCAGCCCTTTGCCGAGCGCCGAGGCATTGCTCAGCGCGCCGCCCGGCAGCACGATCCAATCCGGCAGGCTCCACTGCAGGCTGTGCGCCAGCTCGTAGACCATGCTCTTCTGGCCCTCGATCCGCAGCGGGTTGACCGAATTGCAGACATACAGCTCAAGCTCCTCCGCATGGGCCTCGAGGAAGCGGATGCCATCGTCATAGGTCCCTTCGAAGCGGATCAGCCGGGCACCGTACGCCGCCGTCTGGAGCACCTTGCTCTCGGCCACCCCCGACTCCGGCACGAAGACGTAAGACTGGCAGCCCGCCAGTGCGGCGTACATCGCCAGCGACGCCGAGGTGTTGCCTGTCGAGGTGCAGGCGAAGCGGCGATACCCGAGCGACAGGCCGTGGGATACGGCCGCCACCATGCCGTTGTCCTTGAAGGAACCGCTCGGGTTCTCGCTCTGCGCCTTGAGCAGCAGACCGGCCACGCCGGCAAAGGCGCGTACCGGTTCGGAGGCATACAGCCCTGTATTGCCTTCATACTTGGTCACCGCGCAGTCTTCCGGCAGAAGGGGGTGGATCAGCTCCTTGTACCGCCATACACCGCTGGCATAAAGGCTCCGGCGTTCCGCCAGCCGCTCGTCAAAGAGCCGCCTCAGTCGCTCCCCGTCCCAGTCCCGCTCATCCTGCTCCACTTCCAGCAGTCCCCCGCAGGGACAGTGCAGCAGCTGCCTGTCGATACTCCATTCCCGCCCGCAGGCCGTACACCGCAGTTTCATCGCCTATTCCTCGCTCTCCGCTTCCGGGCGGCTTTGCACCCGGAGCCTGTTTGCTATAGAATAAGCCGTACTTCGTCATATGAAAAATATATGTTTTTCACCTTATCATAAATATGATTTATGAATCCACAGGAGGCGAACCCGCCCATGAACCTTCATGCACTCCGCCTGTTTCATACCGTCGCCCGGCTGGGCAGCGTGACCCGGGCCGCCGAAGAGCTGCGGCTCTCGCAGCCCGCGGTAACAATCCAGGTTCGCAACCTGGAGCAGGAGCTCGGCCTGACGCTGCTTGCGCCCAAGGGAAGGGGCGTCCTGCTCACGGAGGCGGGAGCCTGCGTC containing:
- a CDS encoding DUF342 domain-containing protein → MNNHISDDELLGLIKSLNLEEAVPEREGRSGGEDLLPSGEGASVHVENNQIVVRAVEGGGYPLVEAVPPVRLLKNGKLVEGRTRVGAGDKLEWQIAREPLYAIEVSENKLEAYFQLVSKVRYGWNLVDQPASSPLRIEAVEDREVVLETVNLSEVMRTLQSMGIVKNIRSAVIFQELAHPTHERRLVAQGLRPEPSQDARLELYFAQEVQSSIEEKEGRTVDYRNHLHIPSVKKGDLIARRYPMVPGVIGYTVYGELIEPVPPKDITVIAKENVEIRGDGEVYAAKDGRPRMTGSQAVRYFDIATSYVVNGDVDLKTGNIAFSGDVIVHGSVKEGMVIESLGNVYIFGNAYQATVTATGSIQATGSIVKSHFYSGYYGVVFNRLYTNCKALNDQLARLVQASQLLMGVIEAKGQRVGIGQILMTLIESKFKDVPKTAADTLSCVKSIQRLASKEMNDLRDQVGLLTDPRRILGLDSFNLIHALQNTVRETYDMVERMQEIGANIDVGQCYLSEAKATGDILIRKEGVLQSTLTCRGSITFFGRDAVCRGSQLDAQDTITANVVGGDFGGETMLKAGRRITMNRMNPGKLCIGKLCRQILQPIKHVTAYVQDGELMVEFEK
- the thrC gene encoding threonine synthase; translated protein: MKLRCTACGREWSIDRQLLHCPCGGLLEVEQDERDWDGERLRRLFDERLAERRSLYASGVWRYKELIHPLLPEDCAVTKYEGNTGLYASEPVRAFAGVAGLLLKAQSENPSGSFKDNGMVAAVSHGLSLGYRRFACTSTGNTSASLAMYAALAGCQSYVFVPESGVAESKVLQTAAYGARLIRFEGTYDDGIRFLEAHAEELELYVCNSVNPLRIEGQKSMVYELAHSLQWSLPDWIVLPGGALSNASALGKGLRDLLRLGLISRLPRVLVVQAEGASPFHRLMAGGGDRLEPEPRPWTLASALNIGNPPSWEKARGVLRDTDGLTVAVSDGEILEAKACIDRAGIGCEPASAAAVAGLRKLVREGRIDKEASAVCLLTGHLLKDLDALKRIPAGPSCAAGSLEPGSVRRLIEG